CTATCCCCGGCTTATTGCCAGCATAGATTATATCAAGCGGGACATACCCCTGCGGCAGTTCGAGGAGTGCGTGAGAGCGATTGGCCCCTCTCGAGGCATCAGGATGTGGGATGTCCTGATCATCGACGAGGCCCACAACGTCGCACCATCGGGACGCAGAAAGTATGTGGAGGATTCCGACCGCACAAGGATGGTGCGCCGGGTTGCACCCTATTTCGAGCATCGCCTTTTCCTCACAGCCACGCCTCACAATGGATTCACCGAGTCTTTTGCCGCATTGCTCGAACTGCTGGATCCACTTCGCTTCGCCAGAACAATCCCTCCCTCTCCCGAGCAGGTCCGGGCCGTGATGGTGAGGCGTCTGAAATCGGACATCAACGCCGCTCTCGGGGAACAACGATTCCCGGAAAGGCGCGTCGTTCCCCTTGAAGTTGTCATGGGTACGAAGGAGCGGGAGCTCCACGATCTCCTGGATCGTTACACGCGCTCCAGGCTGAAGGGAGCGGGCCACAAGGAGGAGTTCGCTGCCCGTTTCGCCCTTACGCTGTTGAAGAAGCGCCTCTTGTCTTCTCCGCTTGCCTTTGCCAGAAGCATAGAGGTGCATTCAAGGATCGTGGGACAGGCCACGACTGACCAGGCCAGCGACGACTTCCGGATGATGAAGAGACTGGTCGACCGCCTGCAGGAGGATATCGACGACGACAGAGACAAGGAGGAGAACGAAACCGCCGTCCAGGAACAGGCCCCTCGGCTCTTTCGCCCCCTCACCGAGGAGGAGAGGCGCTTGCTCGAAAGGATGCGCGAGCTTGCACTGGATTCACCCTACACTCCGGACGGAAAGGCGAAGAAGCTGCTCGCCTGGATAGAAGACAATCTGTGTCCGCATGGCCGATGGAATAACCGCAGGCTCATCATTTTCACGGAATTCAAGGACACCCTCGAGTACCTCCAGCTGCTGCTTTCCGGGGATCGGTACAAGGATCGCGTCCTGGTGTTGTATGGCGGCATGGCGGACGACAAGCGGGAGGCCGTAAAGCAGGCATTCCAGCAGCATCCCGACGAGAATCCCGTCAGGATCCTGGTGGCCACCGATGCCGCCTCGGAAGGTCTGAACCTCCAGAACCATTGCAACTGTCTGATCCACTACGAGATCCCCTGGAATCCGATACGCATGGAACAGCGGAACGGCCGGGTGGACCGTCATGGTCAGAGGGCCAGGGAAGTGTTCATACACCACTTCTCATGGGTGGATCATGCGGACAGCCAGTTCCTCGAGGTTGTGGTCGAGAAGGTGCAACAGATCAGGGCGGATCTCGGCAGCGTGGGCGATGTCATTGCCCGCCAGGTCGAGGAGACACTGCTTGGTATCAGCAGGGCGCCGGCGAAGGACCTGATTGGACGGCGTCCGGAGGATCACGCCCACTCCAGGACCGTCGAGACGGAACTTGCAGCCGAGATTATTACGAGGGAACGCATCCGCGAGATCCATGACAGGGTGGTCAGCTCACGCGAGCGTCTCCGGGTGAACCCTGAATCGCTGCGGAGTGTCCTGGACCAGGCACTCCTGCTCTCCGGAGCACGTCCCCTCGTACCGGTGGAAAAGGGGCTTTTCGCCGGCAGGGCGTGGCGGCTCGTCGAGTTGCCGGCGGCCTGGAGGGAGCTGTCGAACTCATTAGAGGACAACAACGGTCGCCGGCGCCTGCTCGTTTTCGACCACGAGACCGCGGAACTCGACGACCAGGGAAGGACCACGGTAGTGCATCTCGAGCACCCCCTGATGCGCCGGGCACTCATGACGCTACGGGGGCAGCTATGGAACGTGACTGCCTCCATGGACCCGACGACCGGTCCGCGTCTCCACAGGGTTTCCTGCAAGGTGGTCTCTTCGGACGCCCTTGATACTCCCGTCCTTGTGGCATTCGCGAGGCTGGTCATCTCTGGTGCGAACGCCAGGAGACTTCACGACGTGATCCTGCCGGTCGGAGGTGGAATGACGTGGACCGGGGAACTGGAGCGTTTCCCGGATGATCGCATCTCGTCCATCCTCCGGTTGCCCTCTCTTGATGCCGCTCCTCCGGATGCATTGCGGGAACGGATCAGCCGGCTTTTCCCTTCGCACGTACCCGTGCTCCAGCGCTGGTTCAGGGAACTGCGCGAAGCGGAACACCGTCGCCTCGTCGTCGAACTTCGTAACCGGGACAAGGAGGAGGCGAAGCTTGTCCGGCGCCTGATCAACGAAAGGATTCGCGAGGTCAGAGCGCGGCTGCGGCAGCTGGGACGCCGGCTCGACAAGCTCGGCACCGGAACAGACGACGGGTTCGTACAGCTGAAGCTGTTCGACGTGGGCGATTTCGACAGACAGGAGAAAGCCCAACTCGAAGAGGATCTGCAATGGCTCGAAGCGAGGCTTGAACGCTTGCTGGCCGGCAGGGATTCCGAACCGGCTGCCGTCGAGGCCCGTTACCGGGTCCGGAGCAGCCGCGTCATTCCGGTCGCACTCCTTTATGTTCTCCCCGAGAAGGAGGTGCGGCAGACATGAGGAGGCACAGAGGATCCGTCAGGCAGGCATCGGCGGGCCGACACAGCGAATGGCTGGCCCTGGTGGAGATGTCGGGGCTCATGTTCAGCGAACCGGTCCTGGAGGAGAAGATCGGGGAACTCCCCCGGCTGGAACCAGCGAAGCTGAAATCGCTACGCAAGGCATGGGACCGCTACAATCTGAGGCCCGGGATGATCCCCACGGACGTCCACCGCGAGTGGATCGAATTTGTCCTTGGGCAGCTCCTCGAGTTGCAGGAACCGCGTTGGCGGACAGGTCCCCGGATGGGCGAGCGATTTGTTGTCGTCCTCCCGGAGCTCGGCCAGACGTTGGCACCGGAGCGCGTGCTTGTCGACCTGGATGATTCCCCCCTGATGCTCTTCTCGGTCTATCCCAGGGGAATGAACCTCGACAAGGTTGAAAGCGAGACCGGTCGCTGGCGGGCCTCGCCCACAACGAAATTCTCCCGTCTCCTGGTGGAGACCGATGTTCCCATAGGGCTGCTGACGAACGGTGACGACTGG
The Dissulfurirhabdus thermomarina DNA segment above includes these coding regions:
- the drmD gene encoding DISARM system SNF2-like helicase DrmD, with protein sequence MNRLVLPEEGQIVRVRRRNFVVEEVLKISLPTPGRTLHRVTLEPIDEGTYGEKLDVVWEREAAPVVLEADTLPYPDQFDPPARFEAFLRAVEWAGTSVVEGPSLHAPFRGAVKLESYQLEPVVRALEMPRVTLLIADDVGLGKTVEAGLVLQEMISRRRARQILILCPASLQKQWQDEMAEKFGLHFEIVDRKYLLNLRREHGIDVNPWASYPRLIASIDYIKRDIPLRQFEECVRAIGPSRGIRMWDVLIIDEAHNVAPSGRRKYVEDSDRTRMVRRVAPYFEHRLFLTATPHNGFTESFAALLELLDPLRFARTIPPSPEQVRAVMVRRLKSDINAALGEQRFPERRVVPLEVVMGTKERELHDLLDRYTRSRLKGAGHKEEFAARFALTLLKKRLLSSPLAFARSIEVHSRIVGQATTDQASDDFRMMKRLVDRLQEDIDDDRDKEENETAVQEQAPRLFRPLTEEERRLLERMRELALDSPYTPDGKAKKLLAWIEDNLCPHGRWNNRRLIIFTEFKDTLEYLQLLLSGDRYKDRVLVLYGGMADDKREAVKQAFQQHPDENPVRILVATDAASEGLNLQNHCNCLIHYEIPWNPIRMEQRNGRVDRHGQRAREVFIHHFSWVDHADSQFLEVVVEKVQQIRADLGSVGDVIARQVEETLLGISRAPAKDLIGRRPEDHAHSRTVETELAAEIITRERIREIHDRVVSSRERLRVNPESLRSVLDQALLLSGARPLVPVEKGLFAGRAWRLVELPAAWRELSNSLEDNNGRRRLLVFDHETAELDDQGRTTVVHLEHPLMRRALMTLRGQLWNVTASMDPTTGPRLHRVSCKVVSSDALDTPVLVAFARLVISGANARRLHDVILPVGGGMTWTGELERFPDDRISSILRLPSLDAAPPDALRERISRLFPSHVPVLQRWFRELREAEHRRLVVELRNRDKEEAKLVRRLINERIREVRARLRQLGRRLDKLGTGTDDGFVQLKLFDVGDFDRQEKAQLEEDLQWLEARLERLLAGRDSEPAAVEARYRVRSSRVIPVALLYVLPEKEVRQT